The Klebsiella sp. RHBSTW-00484 genome includes a window with the following:
- a CDS encoding nitrate reductase subunit alpha, translating into MSKLLDRFRYFKQKGETFANGHGQVYNTNRDWEDSYRQRWQFDKIVRSTHGVNCTGSCSWKIYVKNGLVTWETQQTDYPRTRPDLPNHEPRGCPRGASYSWYLYSANRLKYPLARKRLIELWREALAQHPDPVLAWDSIMQDPVKTLSYKQVRGKGGFIRSSWKELNQLIAAANVWTIKNYGPDRVAGFSPIPAMSMVSYAAGTRYLSLLGGTCLSFYDWYCDLPPASPMTWGEQTDVPESADWYNSSYIIAWGSNVPQTRTPDAHFFTEVRYKGTKTIAITPDYSEVAKLCDQWLAPKQGTDSALAMAMGHVILKAFHLDNPSDYFLNYCRTYTDMPMLVMLDPREDGSYVPGRMVRASDLVDGLGESNNPEWKTVAYNSAGELVAPNGSIGFRWGEKGKWNLEQRAAGQETELTLSLLDSRDSVVSVGFPYFGGNENPHFRSVKQDPVTIHQLPVKQLPLANGETGLVVSVYDLILANYGLDRGLEDANAAKDFAEVKAYTPAWAEQITGVPRQHIEQIALEFADTAHKTHGRSMIILGAGVNHWYHMDMNYRGMINMLVFCGCVGQSGGGWSHYVGQEKLRPQTGWLPLAFALDWNRPPRQMNSTSYFYNHACQWRYEKLTAQELLSPLADASKFSGHLIDFNVRAERMGWLPSAPQLGVNPLTIKQQAAAAGLSPADFTAQALKSGDIRFACEQPDNGKNHPRNLFIWRSNLLGSSGKGHEYMLKYLLGTDSGIQGDELGATDDVKPEEVEWQTAAIEGKLDLLVTLDFRMSSTCLFSDIVLPTATWYEKDDMNTSDMHPFIHPLSAAVDPAWEAKSDWEIYKDIAKTFSEVCIGHLDKETDVVLVPLQHDSPAELSQPFDVLDWRKGECDLIPGKTAPSIAVVERDYPATYERFTSLGPLLDKLGNGGKGISWNTQSEVDFLGKLNYVKLDGPAKGRPRIDSAIDASEVILSLAPETNGQVAVKAWQALGEFTGREHTHLALNKEDEKIRFRDIQAQPRKIISSPTWSGLESEHVSYNASYTNVHELIPWRTLSGRQQLYQDHPWMRAFGESLVAYRPPIDTRSVSHMKEIPPNGFPEKALNFLTPHQKWGIHSTYSENLLMLTLSRGGPIVWISETDAKELGIEDNDWIEAFNANGALTARAVVSQRVPPGMTMMYHAQERLMNIPGSEVTGRRGGIHNSVTRVCPKPTHMIGGYAQLAYGFNYYGTVGSNRDEFIMIRKMKNIDWLDDEGRDQVQEAKK; encoded by the coding sequence ATGAGTAAACTACTGGATCGCTTTCGCTACTTTAAGCAGAAAGGCGAGACCTTTGCCAACGGTCACGGTCAGGTGTACAACACCAACCGCGACTGGGAAGATAGCTACCGTCAGCGCTGGCAGTTCGACAAGATTGTCCGCTCAACGCACGGCGTAAACTGTACGGGCTCATGCAGCTGGAAGATTTACGTTAAGAACGGGCTGGTCACCTGGGAAACTCAGCAAACCGACTACCCACGCACCCGCCCGGACCTGCCCAACCACGAACCCCGCGGCTGCCCGCGTGGTGCAAGCTACTCCTGGTATCTTTACAGCGCTAACCGCCTGAAGTATCCGCTGGCGCGCAAGCGGCTGATCGAGCTATGGCGCGAGGCGCTGGCTCAGCATCCGGATCCGGTGCTGGCCTGGGACAGTATCATGCAGGACCCGGTCAAAACCCTCAGCTACAAACAGGTGCGCGGTAAAGGGGGGTTTATCCGCTCCAGCTGGAAAGAACTGAACCAGCTGATTGCCGCCGCCAACGTCTGGACGATTAAAAACTACGGCCCGGACCGCGTCGCTGGCTTCTCGCCGATCCCGGCGATGTCGATGGTCTCTTACGCCGCCGGTACCCGTTACCTGTCGCTGCTTGGCGGCACCTGCCTGAGCTTCTACGACTGGTATTGCGATCTGCCTCCCGCATCGCCAATGACCTGGGGCGAGCAAACCGATGTCCCGGAATCCGCCGACTGGTACAACTCCAGCTACATTATCGCCTGGGGTTCCAACGTCCCGCAGACCCGCACGCCGGACGCCCACTTCTTTACCGAAGTCCGTTACAAGGGCACAAAAACCATCGCCATTACCCCGGATTATTCGGAAGTCGCCAAGCTTTGCGATCAGTGGCTGGCCCCAAAACAGGGTACCGACAGCGCGCTGGCAATGGCGATGGGGCACGTGATCCTTAAAGCGTTTCACCTTGATAACCCCAGCGATTACTTCCTCAACTATTGTCGCACCTATACCGATATGCCGATGCTGGTGATGCTCGACCCGCGCGAAGATGGTAGCTACGTGCCGGGGCGTATGGTACGGGCTTCCGATCTGGTTGACGGGCTGGGCGAAAGCAACAATCCGGAATGGAAAACCGTGGCGTATAACAGCGCAGGCGAGCTGGTCGCGCCTAACGGTTCAATTGGCTTCCGCTGGGGTGAAAAAGGTAAATGGAATCTTGAGCAGCGGGCTGCCGGGCAAGAGACCGAATTAACGTTGTCGCTGCTGGACAGCCGCGATAGCGTCGTTTCGGTTGGTTTCCCCTACTTCGGCGGTAACGAAAATCCGCACTTTCGTAGCGTCAAACAAGATCCAGTGACGATTCATCAGCTCCCGGTCAAACAGCTGCCATTGGCCAATGGCGAAACTGGCTTGGTAGTGAGCGTTTATGACCTGATCCTCGCCAACTACGGACTCGATCGCGGCTTAGAGGACGCCAACGCGGCAAAAGATTTTGCTGAAGTGAAAGCCTATACCCCGGCGTGGGCCGAGCAGATCACCGGCGTACCGCGCCAACATATCGAGCAGATCGCCCTGGAATTCGCCGATACCGCACATAAAACCCACGGTCGCTCGATGATTATCCTCGGAGCCGGTGTCAACCACTGGTATCACATGGATATGAACTACCGCGGGATGATCAATATGCTGGTGTTCTGCGGCTGCGTTGGTCAGAGCGGCGGCGGCTGGTCGCACTACGTCGGCCAGGAGAAGCTGCGCCCGCAAACCGGCTGGCTACCGCTGGCGTTCGCCCTCGACTGGAACCGCCCGCCGCGCCAGATGAACAGCACTTCTTATTTCTACAATCACGCCTGCCAGTGGCGCTATGAAAAACTTACCGCCCAGGAATTGTTATCGCCGCTGGCGGACGCCAGCAAATTTAGCGGTCACTTGATCGACTTTAACGTGCGCGCCGAGCGTATGGGCTGGCTCCCCTCTGCGCCGCAGCTGGGCGTCAACCCGCTCACCATCAAACAGCAGGCCGCCGCCGCAGGTCTTTCCCCGGCCGACTTTACCGCTCAGGCGCTAAAGTCCGGCGATATTCGCTTTGCCTGCGAGCAGCCGGATAACGGCAAAAACCACCCGCGCAACCTATTTATCTGGCGCTCTAACCTGCTGGGCTCCTCCGGCAAGGGCCACGAGTACATGCTTAAATATCTGCTGGGTACCGACAGCGGGATTCAGGGCGATGAGCTGGGAGCAACCGATGACGTGAAGCCCGAAGAGGTGGAGTGGCAGACCGCCGCCATCGAGGGCAAGCTCGACCTGCTGGTGACCCTCGATTTTCGCATGTCCAGCACCTGCCTTTTCTCCGATATCGTCCTGCCGACCGCCACCTGGTACGAAAAAGACGATATGAACACCTCGGATATGCATCCGTTTATCCACCCGCTCTCCGCCGCCGTTGACCCGGCGTGGGAGGCGAAAAGTGACTGGGAAATCTATAAAGATATCGCCAAAACCTTCTCCGAAGTCTGCATCGGTCATCTCGACAAAGAGACCGATGTGGTGCTGGTGCCGCTGCAGCACGACTCCCCGGCGGAGCTGTCGCAACCCTTTGACGTACTCGACTGGCGCAAGGGCGAATGCGATTTAATCCCCGGAAAAACCGCCCCGTCGATTGCCGTCGTTGAACGTGACTATCCGGCCACCTACGAGCGTTTCACCTCTCTCGGCCCGCTGCTCGACAAGCTGGGCAACGGCGGCAAAGGCATTTCGTGGAACACCCAGAGCGAGGTCGATTTCCTCGGCAAGCTTAACTACGTCAAGCTCGATGGCCCGGCGAAAGGCCGTCCGCGCATTGATAGCGCCATTGACGCCTCGGAAGTCATCCTCTCTCTCGCCCCGGAAACCAACGGTCAGGTGGCGGTGAAAGCCTGGCAGGCGCTCGGCGAATTTACCGGGCGTGAACATACCCATCTGGCGCTGAATAAAGAGGATGAAAAAATCCGCTTTCGCGATATTCAGGCCCAGCCGCGCAAGATTATCTCCAGCCCGACCTGGTCAGGCCTGGAAAGCGAGCATGTTTCATATAACGCCAGCTACACCAACGTTCATGAACTGATCCCCTGGCGTACGCTGTCCGGTCGCCAGCAGCTGTATCAGGATCATCCCTGGATGCGCGCCTTTGGTGAAAGCCTGGTGGCCTATCGCCCGCCAATCGACACCCGAAGCGTCAGCCATATGAAGGAGATCCCCCCTAACGGATTCCCGGAGAAAGCGCTTAACTTCCTGACGCCGCACCAGAAATGGGGCATCCACTCCACCTACAGTGAAAACCTGCTGATGCTGACCTTGTCGCGCGGCGGGCCGATTGTATGGATTAGCGAAACCGACGCCAAAGAGCTGGGCATTGAGGATAACGACTGGATTGAAGCCTTTAACGCCAACGGTGCGCTCACCGCCCGTGCGGTAGTCAGCCAGCGCGTACCGCCGGGCATGACCATGATGTATCACGCTCAGGAACGCCTGATGAATATTCCAGGCTCGGAAGTCACCGGGCGGCGCGGCGGGATCCATAACTCGGTCACCCGCGTGTGTCCGAAACCGACGCATATGATCGGCGGCTATGCCCAACTGGCCTACGGTTTTAACTATTACGGCACCGTCGGCTCCAACCGCGATGAGTTCATCATGATCCGCAAAATGAAAAATATTGACTGGCTGGATGACGAAGGTCGCGATCAGGTACAGGAGGCGAAAAAATGA
- a CDS encoding NarK family nitrate/nitrite MFS transporter, with protein MSTENEKKNHYLLKEWKPENAAFWENKGKKIARRNLCISVACLLLAFCVWMLFSAVAVNLNKVGFNFTTDQLFLLTALPSLSGAILRVPYSFMVPIFGGRYWTVLSTIILVVPCIWLGIAIQNTATPFWVFITIALLCGFAGANFASSMGNISFFFPKAKQGSALGVNGGLGNLGVSVMQMIAPAVIFLPIFAFLGVHGVPQEDGSILALSNAAIIWVPLLVIATIAAWVGMNDIASSKASVRDQLPVLKRPHMWLLSLLYLATFGSFIGFSAGFAMLAKTQFPDVNILKLAFFGPFIGALARSFGGIISDRLGGVRVTLINFILMALFTGLLFLTLPGSGSGSFLAFYVVFMGLFLTAGLGSGSTFQMIAVIFRQITIESVKKRGGSDEQAQHEAVTDTAAALGFISAIGAIGGFFIPKAFGTSLAMTGSPVGAMKVFFVFYVVCVLVTWLVYGRRTPAKK; from the coding sequence ATGTCGACAGAAAATGAGAAGAAGAATCATTACCTTTTAAAAGAGTGGAAACCAGAAAACGCGGCATTCTGGGAAAATAAGGGCAAGAAAATAGCGCGGAGGAATCTTTGCATTTCCGTGGCTTGTCTGCTACTCGCCTTTTGCGTGTGGATGTTATTTAGTGCCGTCGCGGTCAATCTCAATAAAGTCGGATTTAATTTCACCACCGATCAACTCTTTTTATTAACCGCCCTGCCTTCACTTTCCGGAGCAATATTACGCGTACCCTACTCCTTTATGGTGCCTATATTTGGCGGGCGCTACTGGACAGTATTAAGCACGATTATTCTGGTGGTGCCCTGCATCTGGCTGGGAATTGCTATTCAAAATACCGCTACTCCATTTTGGGTATTTATCACCATTGCCCTGCTGTGCGGTTTTGCTGGTGCCAACTTTGCTTCCAGCATGGGAAATATCAGCTTTTTCTTTCCCAAAGCCAAACAGGGCAGCGCGCTGGGGGTGAACGGCGGGCTCGGCAACCTCGGCGTCAGCGTGATGCAGATGATTGCTCCGGCGGTGATCTTCCTGCCGATATTCGCGTTCCTCGGCGTTCACGGAGTTCCCCAGGAAGATGGCTCCATCCTCGCGCTAAGCAACGCGGCTATTATCTGGGTACCGCTGCTGGTCATCGCCACCATTGCTGCCTGGGTGGGCATGAACGATATCGCCAGCTCAAAGGCTTCGGTTCGCGATCAGCTCCCGGTCCTGAAGCGCCCGCATATGTGGCTGTTAAGCCTGTTATATCTGGCGACGTTTGGTTCTTTTATCGGCTTTTCTGCCGGCTTTGCAATGCTGGCGAAAACGCAGTTTCCGGACGTCAATATTCTTAAGCTGGCCTTCTTCGGACCCTTTATCGGCGCGCTGGCGCGTTCATTCGGCGGCATTATCTCCGACCGTCTCGGCGGCGTCCGGGTCACCCTGATCAACTTTATCCTGATGGCGCTATTTACCGGCCTGCTGTTCCTCACCCTGCCTGGCTCCGGTTCCGGCAGCTTCCTCGCCTTTTACGTGGTGTTTATGGGGCTGTTTCTGACCGCCGGTCTCGGCAGCGGCTCCACCTTCCAGATGATCGCCGTAATTTTCCGTCAGATCACTATCGAGAGCGTTAAGAAGCGCGGCGGCAGCGACGAACAGGCCCAGCATGAAGCGGTGACCGATACCGCGGCGGCGCTCGGGTTTATCTCGGCCATCGGCGCGATTGGCGGCTTCTTTATCCCGAAAGCCTTCGGTACGTCGCTGGCGATGACCGGCTCTCCGGTCGGGGCGATGAAAGTGTTCTTTGTCTTCTACGTCGTGTGTGTGCTGGTGACGTGGTTGGTCTATGGCCGACGCACACCGGCAAAAAAATAA
- a CDS encoding TetR family transcriptional regulator, whose translation MSYLNRDARREVIVLAAMRVALRGGLGAMTVRQIAAEAGVAAGQLHHHFTSTGELKAHTFVRLIREMLDMPLVSNDASWRERLFSMVGSDDGRLEPYIRLWREAQLLADSDSDIKGAYLLTMSMWHEETLKIILGGIEAGEFQPKDNAESIAWRLIALVCGLDGIYALGMQEIDDATFNRYINHYISMELF comes from the coding sequence ATGAGCTATTTAAATCGCGATGCGCGTCGGGAAGTCATTGTTCTGGCAGCCATGCGCGTGGCGCTAAGAGGCGGACTGGGCGCGATGACCGTCCGCCAGATAGCGGCTGAGGCTGGCGTTGCCGCCGGGCAGTTGCATCACCACTTCACTTCCACTGGCGAATTAAAAGCCCATACCTTTGTGCGCCTGATCCGAGAAATGCTCGATATGCCGCTGGTCAGCAATGATGCCAGCTGGCGCGAGCGCCTGTTTTCAATGGTCGGGAGCGATGACGGCAGGCTTGAGCCCTATATTCGCTTATGGCGCGAAGCACAGCTGCTGGCCGACAGCGACAGCGATATCAAAGGCGCATACCTGTTAACCATGAGCATGTGGCATGAAGAGACGCTGAAGATTATCCTGGGCGGAATCGAGGCGGGTGAGTTTCAGCCCAAGGACAACGCGGAAAGTATCGCCTGGCGGCTGATCGCCCTGGTCTGCGGCCTCGATGGTATTTACGCGTTGGGGATGCAGGAAATTGATGATGCCACCTTCAACCGTTATATAAACCATTATATATCGATGGAGTTATTTTAA
- a CDS encoding MFS transporter, with protein sequence MSRQWLTLMAILLVYIPVAIDATVLHVAAPTLSVALGTSGNELLWIIDIYSLVMAGMVLPMGALGDKIGFKRLLLLGSGIFGAASLAAAFSPTAATLIASRALLAVGAAMIVPATLAGIRSTFSEARHRNMALGLWAAVGSGGAAFGPLVGGMLLEHFYWGSVFLINVPIVLVVMAINAKVVPRQPARREQPLNLFQALILIAAILMLVFSAKTALKGQMALWITGLVAIAGAAMLTWFVRKQLSAARPMVDMRLFTHRIILSGVMMAMTALITLVGFELLMAQELQFVHNKTPFEAGLFMLPVMVASGFSGPIAGMLVSRLGLREVATGGMLLSALSFLGLSMTDFSTQQWQAWGLMTLLGFSVASALLASSSAIMAAAPKEKAAAAGAIETMAYELGAGLGIALFGLILTRSYTSSIILPTGVDGAAAEQASSSISEAIKLAQSMPAIPAQSLIEAAKTAFISSHSIVLATAGVLLLLLTAGIWRSLAKAPELN encoded by the coding sequence ATGTCTCGGCAATGGTTGACGCTGATGGCGATTTTGTTGGTTTATATTCCGGTGGCGATTGACGCCACGGTACTGCACGTGGCTGCGCCGACGCTAAGCGTGGCGCTGGGAACCAGCGGCAATGAGCTGCTGTGGATTATTGATATCTATTCGCTGGTGATGGCCGGTATGGTGCTGCCGATGGGCGCGCTGGGCGATAAAATCGGCTTCAAACGGCTGCTGCTGCTCGGTAGCGGTATTTTTGGCGCGGCATCGCTGGCGGCGGCGTTTTCACCCACGGCAGCGACGCTCATTGCTTCCCGCGCGCTGTTAGCGGTAGGGGCCGCGATGATCGTCCCGGCAACGCTCGCCGGGATCCGTAGCACCTTTTCGGAAGCCCGCCATCGTAACATGGCGCTCGGCCTGTGGGCGGCGGTCGGTTCCGGCGGTGCGGCATTTGGCCCGCTGGTTGGCGGCATGCTGCTGGAGCATTTCTATTGGGGCTCGGTATTCCTGATCAACGTACCGATTGTGCTGGTGGTGATGGCGATTAATGCCAAAGTGGTCCCACGCCAGCCTGCGCGGCGCGAACAACCGCTCAATTTATTCCAGGCGTTGATCCTTATTGCCGCCATATTGATGCTGGTATTTAGCGCCAAAACGGCGCTGAAAGGGCAAATGGCGCTGTGGATAACCGGGCTGGTGGCGATTGCTGGCGCAGCGATGCTGACCTGGTTTGTGCGTAAACAGCTCTCGGCGGCACGCCCAATGGTCGATATGCGTCTGTTTACCCACCGCATTATTTTAAGTGGTGTGATGATGGCGATGACGGCGCTGATCACCCTGGTCGGTTTCGAGCTGCTGATGGCGCAGGAACTCCAGTTTGTGCATAACAAAACGCCTTTTGAGGCCGGGTTATTTATGCTGCCAGTGATGGTAGCGAGCGGGTTTAGCGGGCCGATTGCCGGGATGCTGGTGTCACGATTAGGGCTGCGCGAGGTGGCGACCGGCGGCATGTTGCTGAGCGCCCTGAGCTTCCTCGGCCTGTCGATGACCGATTTCAGCACTCAGCAGTGGCAGGCCTGGGGGCTGATGACGCTGCTGGGCTTCAGCGTCGCCAGCGCGTTGCTCGCCTCCAGCTCAGCGATTATGGCTGCCGCGCCGAAGGAGAAAGCCGCAGCGGCAGGAGCCATTGAAACCATGGCCTACGAGCTGGGTGCAGGCCTGGGGATTGCGCTATTTGGCCTGATCCTGACTCGTAGCTACACGTCGTCAATTATTCTGCCGACGGGCGTGGACGGCGCGGCGGCAGAGCAGGCGTCATCATCGATTAGCGAGGCGATTAAGCTGGCGCAGTCGATGCCCGCCATTCCGGCGCAAAGTCTGATTGAGGCGGCGAAGACGGCGTTTATCAGCTCGCACAGCATCGTGCTGGCGACGGCCGGCGTCCTGCTTTTACTGCTGACGGCAGGTATCTGGCGCAGCCTGGCGAAAGCGCCGGAATTGAATTAA
- a CDS encoding lysozyme inhibitor LprI family protein: protein MILTCFSRNAKKLTCGAGLFIASLPVYAAGFDCSAQNLNKTELTICNDTYLSSVDNVLNLFFTSALNNSINHGTLFREQRQWVKERNQCGDDISCIKEKYVARNKDLTAILPFRNVDDVFDRDGDLLDPPMAQNLQNKNGFTITEDRWRVKVIVPEWVISSRNYKLDDSDWRVLTHRVVNGDLVIYFLVSGRENDKQVNNIIRVENGWKSLIVAHYEYSYRDDVMIKYDPGSTDSIVYSILQRPDPELVDSTDYTVETYTLDPTSGKVEKTQSTTRSEASLKKEAWVGYCETQECTSRVASPDGKWRLASRDDYDEGMFYFPADRPDQGINVFLAQGDTSKGNDFGYMRNYAWGDENSFYFDNDGGYACIWKTDIKNKTTQRILPVEGMLQPYYLNYNDEDMVVASYRSYSERDKKHHYEIYIAKK, encoded by the coding sequence ATGATACTGACGTGCTTTAGTCGTAACGCAAAAAAGTTAACCTGCGGTGCTGGGTTATTTATAGCATCGCTTCCGGTATATGCTGCAGGGTTTGATTGTTCAGCTCAAAATCTTAATAAGACAGAATTAACGATATGTAATGATACTTATCTTTCAAGTGTGGATAATGTTTTAAACCTGTTTTTTACTTCGGCACTTAATAATAGCATTAATCACGGCACATTGTTCAGGGAACAGCGCCAATGGGTGAAAGAAAGAAATCAGTGTGGGGATGATATTTCTTGTATAAAAGAAAAGTATGTTGCCAGAAATAAAGACTTAACCGCGATTTTACCTTTTCGGAACGTCGATGACGTTTTTGATCGTGATGGCGATTTGCTCGACCCGCCCATGGCGCAGAATTTGCAAAATAAAAACGGTTTTACCATTACCGAGGATCGCTGGCGGGTTAAGGTAATCGTACCAGAATGGGTTATCTCATCACGGAATTATAAACTGGATGACTCTGACTGGCGAGTGCTGACGCACAGAGTGGTGAACGGTGATCTGGTTATCTATTTTCTTGTCTCCGGAAGAGAGAACGATAAGCAGGTAAACAATATTATTCGCGTTGAAAACGGCTGGAAGTCACTGATTGTTGCTCATTACGAATATTCATACCGTGACGATGTGATGATTAAATACGACCCCGGCAGTACGGATAGTATCGTCTATTCCATTCTTCAACGCCCCGATCCAGAGCTGGTCGATAGCACCGATTATACGGTAGAGACTTACACTCTTGATCCCACCAGTGGCAAGGTGGAAAAAACGCAGAGCACCACGCGCAGCGAGGCAAGCTTAAAAAAAGAGGCATGGGTGGGCTACTGCGAAACTCAGGAGTGCACCAGTCGGGTAGCGTCTCCGGATGGGAAATGGCGCCTGGCGTCGCGCGATGATTATGACGAAGGGATGTTCTATTTCCCGGCAGACAGGCCGGATCAGGGGATTAATGTATTTCTGGCGCAGGGGGATACTTCAAAGGGTAATGATTTCGGATATATGCGCAACTATGCCTGGGGCGATGAGAATTCATTTTATTTTGATAACGACGGCGGTTATGCCTGCATCTGGAAAACAGACATTAAAAATAAAACCACTCAGCGTATATTACCGGTGGAAGGGATGTTGCAGCCTTACTATCTGAATTATAACGATGAGGATATGGTCGTTGCCTCATACCGCTCTTATTCGGAACGAGATAAAAAGCACCATTACGAGATTTATATCGCTAAAAAATAA
- the yddG gene encoding aromatic amino acid DMT transporter YddG — MEKKRATLIGFAAIILWSTMVGLIRGVSEGLGPVGGAAMIYSLSGILLIFTVGFPQIRQIPRPYLLAGSLLFVSYEICLALSVGLAGTRQQAIEVGMVNYLWPSLTILFAILFNGQKSSWLVIPGLLLALFGVTWVLGGEHGLNIDEIISNVVSSPLSYILAFVGAFIWAAYCTVTAKYAKGKNGITLFVLLTALTLWLKFLFSEQPPMVFSWPVIIKLITLSIALGLGYAAWNVGILHGNVSLLAAASYFTPVLSSALAAVLLSAALSWSFWQGAGMVCIGSLLCWQATRR; from the coding sequence ATGGAAAAGAAGAGAGCTACGCTGATTGGATTCGCCGCCATTATTCTCTGGAGTACGATGGTCGGGTTGATACGCGGCGTTAGTGAAGGGCTTGGCCCGGTGGGCGGCGCGGCGATGATCTACAGTCTGAGCGGTATTTTGCTGATCTTTACCGTCGGCTTCCCGCAAATACGCCAAATCCCCCGTCCCTACTTACTGGCAGGTAGCCTGCTGTTCGTCAGCTATGAAATTTGCCTGGCGCTGTCGGTAGGATTAGCCGGAACCCGCCAGCAGGCGATTGAAGTAGGAATGGTCAATTACCTGTGGCCCAGCCTGACGATTTTATTCGCCATCTTGTTTAACGGGCAAAAAAGCAGCTGGCTGGTGATCCCCGGATTGTTACTGGCGTTATTTGGCGTTACCTGGGTATTAGGCGGTGAGCACGGTCTGAATATCGATGAAATAATCAGCAACGTAGTCTCCAGTCCACTGAGCTATATTCTGGCCTTTGTCGGCGCGTTTATCTGGGCGGCCTACTGCACGGTCACCGCCAAATACGCAAAAGGCAAAAACGGCATTACTCTGTTTGTCCTGCTCACCGCCCTGACCCTGTGGCTGAAATTCCTGTTCAGCGAGCAGCCACCGATGGTCTTTAGCTGGCCGGTGATCATTAAACTTATCACCCTTTCGATCGCGCTGGGGTTGGGCTATGCGGCGTGGAACGTCGGGATCCTGCACGGTAATGTTAGCCTTTTGGCTGCGGCTTCTTACTTTACCCCGGTACTCTCGTCGGCGTTGGCGGCGGTCCTGCTGAGCGCCGCGCTGTCGTGGTCATTCTGGCAGGGTGCCGGGATGGTGTGCATCGGGTCCCTGCTCTGCTGGCAGGCGACCCGGCGCTAA